One Spodoptera frugiperda isolate SF20-4 chromosome 10, AGI-APGP_CSIRO_Sfru_2.0, whole genome shotgun sequence genomic region harbors:
- the LOC126911092 gene encoding uncharacterized protein LOC126911092 — protein sequence MTLKAVEQATSGAAASRVRGYLRQALMVVLINVPAVSFGLAVGWVSLASGAAGGDGVDDAQAVVAAGTTYLASLAGVPLCARVLAAGRKPAVIATSAAFVVIHDTFLQVLQYGYSP from the exons ATGACACTGAAGGCGGTGGAACAGGCGACGTCGGGCGCGGCGGCGAGTCGTGTGCGCGGCTACTTGCGCCAGGCGCTCATGGTGGTGCTGA TCAACGTGCCGGCCGTGTCGTTCGGGCTGGCGGTGGGCTGGGTGTCGCTGGCGAGCGGCGCGGCTGGCGGGGACGGCGTGGACGACGCGCAGGCGGTGGTGGCGGCGGGCACCACGTACCTGGCGTCACTGGCGGGGGTGCCGCTGTGTGCCCGAGTGCTCGCCGCCGGCAGGAAGCCAGCCGTCATTGCCACTTCCGCTGCTTTTGTGGTAATTCATGACACATTCCTTCAAGTTTTGCAATATGGGTATTCTCCTTAA
- the LOC118277356 gene encoding LOW QUALITY PROTEIN: chondroitin sulfate synthase 2 (The sequence of the model RefSeq protein was modified relative to this genomic sequence to represent the inferred CDS: deleted 2 bases in 1 codon) → MLSRYVVSQVKHNSYFLVGLALGLWLSLALVPLDEPSAVACAAELGAAAADDYEPQREERPLGPAGRAAGRAVQRPRYYSTELGMRGSLLTGVLSSEEALKSQIAALNRTTARLQPALKFFITASAVSSVPGMANVVGFTDTREMLKPFHALKYLADNYLEEYDFFFLVSDTAYVNARRLTELVSQLSVSEDIYMGTVAEDDSHYCSLEAGILLSNSVLRAVHGELDWCVRNSYSAHHHENIGRCVLHAARRACASSAQGALYSSVRAPSADRPPPLTEALADAVTVQPVARAAALYALHAYTARLHLQRDRAATRRLRAALWRGAARHPPHYRNATWPAGLRADPGLAPPPPDSRFDHLRWVSFNATHAFYPDDQHEVALISGAHRQALDLVLRAARGWAARRWGGAEPALLEGAWLWEPARALRYRLLLRAPAGRRGGAGAGPRLRMLEVARPLGAARLLPVRYVTESARLTLLVAAPPTTPPADLRAFLARYEAVCLTQDKNTALILVIVGNANETTALEPIRSEVEALRQRHSGATLTVLDAPGPAPLAALPEYDALLAAGGVALAVAAPHTSRDALLLLLPPHAEFNQDFLNRVSITLPSRRTACLNRVRMNTIPGEQWYLPAGFARHSLYSHPRFVAPAGGKPHVHTGRFNLRATLALSFYRSDYDAAAAAWRGAHDAPPAAVLARAPLRVLRAPEPALVLAPRPPPCALREEGAPTACARALRAQHYATLDVGARHSLAQLLLETQAELDQ, encoded by the exons ATGTTGTCGCGCTACGTGGTGTCGCAAGTGAAGCACAACTCGTACTTCCTGGTGGGGCTGGCGCTGGGGCTGTGGCTGTCGCTGGCGCTGGTGCCGCTGGACGAGCCGTCGGCCGTGGCCTGCGCGGCCGAGCTGGGCGCCGCCGCGGCCGACGACTACGAGCCGCAACGCGAGGAGCGGCCGCTGGGCCCCGCGGGCCGCGCCGCCGGCCGCGCCGTGCAGCGCCCGCGCTACTACAGCACCGAGCTCGGCATGCGCG GGTCTCTGCTCACCGGAGTGCTGAGCTCTGAAGAGGCTCTCAAGAGTCAGATAGCCGCCCTGAACCGTACGACGGCGCGCCTGCAGCCCGCACTGAAGTTCTTCATTACAGCCAGTGCTGTTAGCTCAGTACCGGGAATGGCAAATGTGGTCGGCTTCACTGACACGAGGGAAATGCTGAAACCATTTCATGCCCTCAAGTATTTAGCCGACAACTATTTAGAAGAGTATGACTTCTTCTTCCTAGTGTCTGATACAGCTTACGTGAATGCCCGGCGCCTGACTGAGCTGGTATCTCAGCTGAGTGTGAGTGAAGATATCTACATGGGCACCGTCGCAGAGGATGACAGCCACTACTGCTCACTTG AGGCGGGCATCCTGCTGTCCAACTCGGTGCTGCGCGCCGTGCACGGGGAGCTGGACTGGTGCGTGCGCAACTCGTACTCCGCGCACCACCACGAGAACATCGGCCGCTGCGTGCtgcacgccgcgcgccgcgcctgCGCCAGCAGCGCGCAGGGCGCCTTGTACTCCAGCGTGCGCGCGCCCAGCGCCGACCGCCCGCCGCCGCTGACGGAGGCGCTGGCCGACGCCGTGACCGTGCAGCCCgtggcgcgcgccgccgcgctgTACGCGCTGCACGCGTACACGGCGCGCCTGCACCTGCAGCGCGACCGCGCCGCCACGCGCCGCCTGCGGGCCGCGCTGTGGCGGGGCGCGGCGCGCCACCCGCCGCACTACCGCAACGCCACGTGGCCCGCCGGCCTGCGCGCCGACCCCGGCctggcgccgccgccgcccgactCCAG GTTCGACCACTTGCGGTGGGTGTCGTTCAACGCGACGCACGCGTTCTACCCCGACGACCAGCACGAGGTCGCACTCATCTCCGGCGCACACCGCCAGGCACTCGAC CTAGTGCTGCGCGCGGCGCGGGGCTGGGCGGCGCGGCGCTGGGGTGGGGCCGAGCCCGCCCTGCTGGAGGGGGCGTGGCTGTGGGAGCCGGCGCGGGCGCTGCGCTACCGCCTGCTGCTGCGGGCGCCAGCC GGCCGGCGCGGGGGGGCGGGCGCGGGCCCGCGCCTGCGCATGCTGGAGGTGGCCCGGCCGCTGGGCGCGGCGCGCCTGCTGCCGGTGCGCTACGTCACGGAGTCGGCGCGCCTCACACTGCTGGTGGCCGCGCCCCCCACCACGCCCCCCGCCGACCTGCGCGCCTTTCTCGCGCGATACGAGGCCGTGTGCCTCACGCAGGACAAGAACACCGCGCTCATACTG GTGATAGTGGGCAACGCCAACGAGACCACAGCACTGGAGCCCATTCGCAGCGAGGTAGAGGCACTGCGCCAGCGACACTCGGGCGCCACGCTCACTGTGCTGGACGCGCCTGGCCCCGCCCCCCTCGCTGCGCTGCCCGAATACGACGCGCTGCTGGCGGCGGGGGGCGTGGCTCTAGCAGTCGCCGCCCCCCACACCTCGCGTGACGCGCTGCTGCTACTGCTGCCGCCGCACGCTGAGTTCAACCAGGACTTCCTCAACCGAGTCAGTATTACACTACCATCCCGCCGCACGGCATGCCTCAACCGA GTCCGCATGAACACGATCCCGGGCGAGCAGTGGTACCTGCCGGCGGGGTTCGCGCGCCACTCGCTGTACTCGCACCCGCGGTTCGTGGCGCCGGCCGGCGGCAAGCCGCACGTGCACACGGGCCGCTTCAACCTGCGCGCCACGCTCGCGCTGTCCTTCTACCGCAGCGACTACGACGCAGCCGCTGCCGCCTGGCGGGGGGCGCACGACGCGCCCCCGGCCGCCGTGCTGGCGCGCGCCCCGCTGCGCGTACTGCGCGCCCCCGAGCCGGCGCTAGTGCTGGCGCCGCGCCCCCCGCCGTGCGCGCTGCGCGAGGAGGGCGCGCCCACTGCGTGCGCCCGCGCTCTGCGCGCCCAACACTACGCCACCCTGGACGTGGGGGCGCGACACTCGCTCGCCCAACTGTTGCTGGAGACTCAGGCCGAGCTCGACCAGTGA